The Anabaena sp. WA102 genome contains a region encoding:
- a CDS encoding trifunctional serine/threonine-protein kinase/ATP-binding protein/sensor histidine kinase yields the protein MNKSNICIVTIPGYTITELIYASKKTTVYRGQQQTTQISVIIKILNAEYPRLQDLIAFKNQFAISQQIDHPNIIKCYALEKYGNSYAIILEDFSGISLSEYTNLQKLDINSFISIAIAITKALEFLYAKKIIHKDIKPRNILINPQTQEIKLIDFGISSLLPKETADIKSPNVLSGTLTYMSPEQTGRMNRGIDYRTDFYSLGVTFYELLTEQLPFYSQNHLELVYCHIAKEPIHPREINPQIPQILADIIIKLMAKNPDNRYQTARGIRYDLEICQKMLLTEGEINNFELAKRDISDRFLIHDKLYGREQEIIALLKAFESISAGNKELMLVAGFSGIGKTAVVNEVHKPIVRQKGYFISGKYDQFQRNIPFSALVQAFRSLMRQLLTENTVQLQEWKIQILSALGEQAQVIIDVIPELENIIGQQSPVPELTGNASENRFNLLFSKFIQVFATGEHPLVIFLDDLQWADIASLKLIKLLMCEKYTRYLLLIGAYRDNEVNPGHPLITTLDDIRQENITINQIILQALDKSHIRLLVTDTLSCPKLHNQDLTELLLRTTQGNPFFTNQLLKSLHEDGLITFNFSLGYWQCDINAAKALYHNDDIVNFLKIQLQKLPKNTQDILKIAACIGNQFDLSTLAIVCEKSQIQIAAELWDALQEELIIPQNEAYKFFTGEESVFDVFNLNFPVNNTESIFAKYKFFHDRVQQAAYVLISDVDKSAMHLKIGQLLLKNTNAAELEEKIFEIVNQLNIGVELITNQSERHELAKLNLIAGCKAKSSTAYESAIRYLKVGLELLAINSWEDEYELTLNLYTEIAEAEYLNIDFEQAEIYIELVKQNATSLIDQVKVYEAQIQIYMSQLQLQRAIETGLNLVNLLGVNLEKTPPQNLNVDDLINLPEMIATDKLAVMRILTNLTAASYFVDPELFPVIIFTMINLSVKYGNSPFSAPGYVNYGVILCGFVADIETGYRYGELALNILDKFDGRTVKCRVMLMWACNVLFWKKHLKTVVSSLQEALQSGIETGDLEYSGYCSSMYNMNMIFSGENLSYVFEQLKSHILLMYSLKQEGTVLLHKLWYQLVFNLAEINETKQTFDGELFDESQILPILIASKASNVIFSLYLAKTIFYYFSGFTSIAVENGIQGEAYLECVVGQVTTSYIYSSMHLSEIQSANRKLCRGAGSAPSSQYNFYYSLSLLAEYDQQSVSGQKQYLEKVLSNQEKMKNWAVHAPMNFQHKYELIEAEKARVLGNNWQAIELYDQAIAGAKEHKYLHEEALANELAAKFYLSFNKDKIAKTYLIDAYYCYANWGARAKIESLETTYPHLLEPIINQTKTKLTAGEVSTLISKPSLTGVSALLDLETVTKASLAIASEIQIDKLLYTLMQVISENVAANKSALILQKEGNLILVAQCMNEHECKFSTTPINDSQDLPLSIINYVANMQEYLLISDATNDQDFANDSYIIQHQSKSILCNPILNKGQLIGILYLENNLTVGAFTIDRLRILNLLSSQAAISLENAQLYSNLEEKVTQRTQELNENNLHLEQTLHELKATQSQLIQTEKMSSLGRMVAGIAHEINNPINFIYANIEHASNYTESIINLLNIYQQEYPSHSATIEKYKQDNDFDFVIQDLPRILDSMTVGSERIRKIILSLRNFSRLDESEMKPVDIHEGIDSTLMILETRFQEKLGYSSNVVIKNYSNLPLVQCYASQLNQVFMNIISNAIDVLKQREKSLSTAELKNNPNQIIIRTQIINNNWVQIAIKDNGMGINPEIKQRIFDPFFTTKPVGEGTGLGLSISYQIIVDKHSGKLDCISAPGKGTEFIIEIPIKLHQP from the coding sequence ATGAACAAAAGTAATATCTGTATAGTTACTATTCCTGGGTATACAATTACTGAACTTATTTATGCTAGTAAAAAAACTACAGTTTATCGTGGTCAACAGCAAACAACACAGATTTCAGTTATTATCAAGATTCTCAACGCAGAATATCCCCGGTTGCAGGATTTAATAGCATTTAAAAATCAATTTGCTATTAGTCAACAAATAGATCACCCAAATATTATTAAATGTTATGCCCTAGAAAAATATGGTAATAGTTATGCCATAATCTTAGAAGATTTTAGTGGTATATCGTTGAGTGAATATACCAATTTACAAAAATTAGATATTAACTCTTTTATATCTATTGCGATCGCAATTACTAAAGCATTAGAGTTTTTGTATGCCAAGAAAATTATTCATAAAGACATTAAGCCCAGAAATATTCTAATTAATCCCCAAACTCAGGAAATCAAGCTGATAGATTTTGGTATTTCCTCCCTATTACCTAAAGAAACTGCGGACATCAAAAGCCCGAATGTATTATCAGGGACACTTACCTATATGTCTCCAGAACAAACAGGAAGAATGAATAGAGGCATAGATTACCGCACTGATTTTTATTCTTTAGGAGTAACTTTTTATGAATTACTCACAGAACAATTACCTTTTTATAGTCAAAATCATTTGGAATTAGTATATTGCCATATTGCCAAAGAGCCTATTCATCCTAGAGAAATTAATCCACAAATCCCTCAGATTCTCGCAGATATCATTATTAAGTTAATGGCAAAAAACCCCGATAATAGATATCAAACGGCTAGAGGAATTAGATATGATCTAGAAATATGTCAAAAAATGTTATTAACTGAAGGAGAGATTAATAACTTTGAATTGGCAAAACGAGATATTAGTGATAGGTTTCTGATTCATGACAAACTATATGGTAGAGAACAGGAAATTATTGCTTTATTAAAGGCCTTTGAAAGCATCAGTGCTGGCAATAAAGAATTAATGTTAGTCGCAGGATTTTCTGGGATTGGTAAAACTGCTGTCGTTAATGAAGTTCATAAACCAATTGTTCGGCAAAAAGGTTATTTTATCTCTGGTAAATATGATCAATTTCAGCGAAATATTCCCTTTTCTGCATTAGTGCAAGCATTTCGCAGTCTCATGAGACAACTGCTAACTGAAAATACGGTACAGTTACAAGAGTGGAAGATTCAGATATTATCAGCTTTGGGAGAACAAGCACAGGTAATTATTGATGTCATTCCTGAACTAGAAAATATTATTGGTCAGCAATCACCAGTTCCTGAACTGACGGGAAATGCTTCAGAAAATCGCTTTAATTTATTATTTAGTAAGTTTATTCAGGTATTTGCTACAGGTGAACATCCATTAGTCATTTTCTTAGATGATTTACAATGGGCTGATATAGCTTCTTTAAAATTAATAAAATTATTAATGTGTGAAAAATACACAAGATATTTATTATTAATTGGAGCATATCGAGATAATGAAGTCAATCCGGGACATCCTTTAATCACAACTTTAGATGATATTCGTCAAGAAAATATCACAATTAATCAGATTATTTTGCAAGCTTTAGATAAATCTCATATTAGACTATTAGTTACAGATACTCTATCTTGTCCGAAATTACATAACCAAGACCTAACAGAACTACTTTTAAGAACCACTCAAGGTAATCCATTTTTTACCAATCAGTTACTTAAATCATTACATGAAGATGGATTAATTACTTTTAATTTTAGCCTTGGTTATTGGCAGTGTGATATAAATGCAGCCAAAGCTTTATATCATAATGATGATATTGTTAATTTTCTCAAAATCCAATTACAAAAATTACCTAAAAATACTCAAGATATTTTAAAAATAGCTGCTTGTATTGGCAACCAATTTGATTTATCTACCCTGGCTATAGTTTGTGAAAAATCCCAAATACAAATAGCGGCTGAATTATGGGATGCTTTGCAAGAAGAACTGATTATTCCCCAAAATGAAGCATATAAATTTTTTACGGGCGAAGAATCAGTATTTGATGTTTTTAACTTAAATTTCCCGGTTAATAACACTGAATCAATTTTCGCTAAATATAAATTTTTTCATGACCGAGTTCAGCAAGCAGCTTATGTCCTAATTTCTGATGTTGATAAATCAGCAATGCACTTAAAAATTGGTCAGTTACTATTAAAAAATACCAATGCTGCGGAACTGGAAGAGAAGATATTTGAGATAGTTAACCAGTTAAATATTGGGGTTGAATTAATTACTAATCAGTCAGAAAGACATGAATTAGCTAAATTAAATTTAATTGCTGGTTGTAAAGCAAAATCTTCTACCGCTTATGAATCTGCTATTAGATATTTAAAGGTAGGCTTGGAACTTTTAGCAATAAATAGTTGGGAAGATGAGTATGAATTAACTTTAAATCTTTACACAGAAATCGCAGAAGCAGAATATTTAAATATTGATTTTGAGCAAGCAGAAATATATATAGAATTAGTTAAACAAAATGCTACCAGTCTTATAGATCAAGTAAAAGTATATGAAGCACAAATACAAATCTATATGTCTCAATTGCAACTACAAAGAGCAATAGAGACAGGGTTGAATTTAGTCAACTTGCTGGGAGTAAATTTAGAAAAAACACCTCCACAAAACTTAAATGTTGATGATTTAATCAATTTACCAGAGATGATAGCTACTGATAAACTTGCGGTGATGCGGATTTTAACTAATCTGACTGCTGCTAGTTATTTTGTTGATCCAGAATTATTCCCAGTTATTATCTTTACCATGATCAATCTATCAGTAAAATATGGCAATTCTCCATTTTCTGCTCCTGGATATGTGAATTATGGGGTGATACTCTGCGGTTTTGTTGCTGATATTGAAACTGGATATCGTTATGGTGAATTGGCTTTAAATATATTAGATAAATTTGATGGTAGAACAGTTAAATGTCGAGTTATGCTAATGTGGGCTTGCAATGTCCTATTTTGGAAAAAACATCTCAAAACAGTAGTAAGTAGCTTACAAGAAGCCTTACAAAGCGGAATAGAAACTGGAGATTTAGAATATTCTGGTTACTGCTCGTCAATGTATAACATGAATATGATTTTCAGTGGTGAAAACTTATCCTATGTATTTGAGCAGTTAAAAAGTCATATACTTTTAATGTATAGCTTGAAGCAAGAAGGTACTGTTTTACTACATAAGCTATGGTATCAGCTAGTTTTTAATCTTGCAGAAATTAATGAAACCAAACAAACATTTGATGGTGAGTTATTTGATGAATCTCAAATATTACCAATTTTGATCGCATCTAAAGCATCAAATGTAATATTTTCATTATATTTAGCAAAAACTATATTTTATTACTTCTCTGGTTTTACCAGTATCGCTGTTGAGAATGGGATTCAAGGTGAAGCTTATTTAGAATGTGTAGTGGGACAAGTTACTACGAGCTATATATATAGCAGTATGCACTTGAGTGAGATACAGTCAGCCAATCGCAAACTCTGTAGGGGCGCAGGGTCTGCGCCCTCGAGTCAATATAATTTTTATTATTCTTTATCTCTTTTAGCTGAATATGATCAGCAGTCTGTGAGTGGACAAAAACAATATTTAGAAAAGGTTTTATCCAATCAAGAGAAAATGAAAAATTGGGCTGTTCATGCACCGATGAATTTTCAACATAAATATGAATTAATAGAAGCAGAAAAAGCGAGAGTGTTAGGAAATAATTGGCAAGCAATAGAGCTTTATGACCAAGCAATTGCTGGAGCTAAAGAACACAAATATCTTCATGAAGAAGCACTAGCTAATGAACTAGCAGCTAAATTTTACCTGAGCTTTAATAAAGATAAAATTGCTAAAACTTACTTAATAGATGCTTATTATTGTTATGCTAATTGGGGAGCTAGGGCTAAAATTGAGAGTTTAGAAACAACCTATCCTCATTTGCTTGAACCTATTATTAATCAAACCAAAACTAAATTAACAGCCGGCGAAGTAAGTACACTTATTAGTAAACCTAGTTTGACAGGTGTTTCTGCATTATTAGATTTAGAAACTGTGACTAAAGCATCCTTAGCCATTGCTTCGGAAATTCAGATAGATAAGTTATTATATACTCTCATGCAGGTAATATCAGAGAATGTTGCCGCCAATAAATCTGCATTAATTTTGCAAAAAGAGGGAAATTTAATATTAGTAGCTCAATGTATGAATGAACATGAATGTAAATTTTCTACTACACCAATTAACGATAGCCAAGATTTACCATTAAGTATTATTAATTATGTAGCAAATATGCAAGAATATTTATTAATTAGTGATGCTACAAATGATCAGGATTTTGCCAATGATTCATACATTATTCAGCATCAATCTAAATCCATATTATGCAATCCTATTTTGAATAAAGGGCAATTAATTGGTATTCTTTATTTAGAAAATAATCTAACTGTGGGTGCTTTCACTATTGACAGATTAAGAATATTAAACCTCCTATCTTCTCAAGCTGCTATTTCCCTAGAAAATGCCCAACTCTATAGTAATTTAGAAGAAAAAGTCACCCAAAGAACTCAGGAATTAAATGAAAATAATCTGCATTTAGAACAAACACTACATGAGTTAAAAGCCACACAATCCCAACTAATCCAAACGGAGAAAATGTCCAGTTTAGGACGAATGGTAGCGGGTATTGCCCATGAAATTAATAATCCTATAAATTTCATCTATGCGAACATTGAACACGCTAGTAATTATACTGAATCTATTATCAATTTACTGAATATATATCAACAAGAATATCCTAGTCACTCAGCTACTATTGAAAAATATAAACAAGACAATGATTTTGATTTTGTTATTCAAGATTTACCTAGAATTCTTGATTCAATGACGGTAGGTTCAGAACGGATTCGGAAGATTATTTTAAGTTTACGTAATTTTTCCCGTCTTGACGAGTCCGAAATGAAACCTGTAGATATCCATGAGGGAATTGATAGTACATTAATGATTTTAGAAACTCGATTCCAAGAAAAGTTAGGCTATTCTAGCAATGTAGTCATTAAAAATTATAGTAATCTTCCCTTAGTCCAATGTTATGCTTCTCAACTAAATCAGGTATTTATGAATATCATTAGTAATGCCATTGATGTTCTCAAACAGCGTGAAAAAAGTTTATCTACCGCAGAACTCAAGAATAATCCTAACCAGATCATTATTCGCACTCAAATCATTAATAATAATTGGGTACAAATTGCCATTAAAGATAATGGTATGGGGATAAATCCCGAAATTAAACAACGCATATTTGATCCTTTTTTCACCACCAAACCTGTAGGAGAAGGTACAGGTTTAGGACTATCAATCAGTTATCAAATTATCGTAGATAAACACAGTGGTAAATTAGATTGTATCTCTGCACCCGGAAAAGGAACAGAATTTATCATTGAAATTCCCATAAAACTCCACCAACCATAA